The following proteins are encoded in a genomic region of Halococcus salifodinae DSM 8989:
- a CDS encoding sugar phosphate nucleotidyltransferase: MQAIVLAGGYATRLWPITKHRPKMFLPVGDTVIIDRIFEELESDERIDEVYVSTNERFAGAFEEHLAESDFTKPQLSVEDTSGESEKFGVIGALAQLVEREGIDDDLLVIAGDNLISFSISDFVNEFEAREAPTIAAYDVGSRKRATSFGILELDGDRVVDFEEKPDDPPSTLASIACYAFPADAIAFEEYLAGDNNPDEPGWFVQWLQAKRPVYAYTFDDAWFDIGTAEGYLETVAWALNGDTAIEPDATVENSEIGDDVHVMGGATIRNATVDRSVIFPDATIENATVTDSIVDEDAHIAGTDLAGALVGAHTKLPDDAD, translated from the coding sequence ATGCAGGCTATCGTGCTCGCTGGCGGCTATGCGACGCGGCTCTGGCCGATCACGAAACATCGGCCGAAGATGTTTCTCCCAGTCGGCGACACGGTGATCATCGACCGGATCTTCGAGGAGTTGGAAAGCGACGAGCGCATCGACGAAGTGTACGTCAGCACGAACGAACGCTTCGCGGGGGCGTTCGAGGAACACCTCGCCGAAAGCGACTTCACGAAACCACAGCTCAGCGTCGAGGACACCTCGGGCGAGTCGGAGAAGTTCGGGGTCATCGGCGCGCTCGCCCAACTCGTCGAGCGCGAGGGGATCGACGACGATCTCCTCGTGATCGCGGGTGACAACCTCATCAGCTTCTCGATCAGCGACTTCGTGAACGAGTTCGAGGCGCGCGAGGCCCCGACGATCGCGGCCTACGACGTCGGCTCCCGCAAACGCGCCACATCGTTCGGCATTCTCGAACTCGACGGCGATCGAGTGGTCGACTTCGAAGAGAAGCCCGACGATCCGCCGAGCACGCTCGCCTCGATCGCGTGTTATGCCTTCCCGGCGGACGCGATCGCCTTCGAGGAGTATCTCGCGGGCGACAACAACCCCGACGAGCCCGGCTGGTTCGTCCAGTGGCTCCAGGCGAAGCGGCCGGTCTACGCCTACACCTTCGACGACGCGTGGTTCGACATCGGCACCGCTGAAGGCTACCTCGAAACCGTCGCGTGGGCGCTGAACGGCGACACCGCGATCGAGCCCGACGCGACCGTCGAGAACAGCGAGATCGGCGACGACGTCCACGTGATGGGTGGCGCGACGATCAGGAACGCTACCGTCGACCGATCGGTGATCTTCCCCGACGCCACCATCGAGAACGCGACGGTCACGGACTCGATCGTGGACGAGGACGCCCACATCGCTGGCACCGACCTCGCCGGCGCGCTCGTCGGTGCACACACGAAACTCCCGGACGACGCGGACTGA
- the polX gene encoding DNA polymerase/3'-5' exonuclease PolX: protein MSRNDAVADRFEEFADRLEATGVEYKPQSYRRAAENVRAHPESVESLVAGDGEGVEAIEGVGEALAAKIVEYVETGEIEELEEFRAELPVDMAALTSVEGVGPKTVGTLYDELAIEDLDDLETAAREEKIREISGFGATSEENILAGIEFAWQANERSLLGDARPLGEELLEYVAGGVDEANEAVERCELAGSLRRWRETIGDVDLLVASDDPEAVVERFTDWGRADTVIEAGTSKASLRANGVRMDLRVVVPEEFGSALQYFTGSRDHNIGVRNRAIERDLKVNEYGVFDISGVDDPDAGQRVGERVAGETEAGMYEAVGLPHIPPELREDSGEIDAAVAGELPDLVDADAVRGDLHVHTDWSDGKDGIEEMIAGAAAFGHEYLAITDHAAGPGIVADTGLSDDDLREQRDAIEDAAAAVDAEIDVLCGVEANIDADGAVSVGDGVLDKLDLVVASPHSGLDGDGTDRIVAAIEHPSVDVIGHPTGRYLNRRPGLELDFERVARAAAKHGVALEVNANPSRLDLSGGAVRTAIEAGATIAVDTDAHRPASYELLRYGVHTARRGWAEAGDVLNARDFDGLRAFLDNEA from the coding sequence GTGAGCCGGAACGACGCAGTCGCCGATCGGTTCGAGGAGTTCGCCGATCGCCTCGAAGCCACCGGTGTCGAGTACAAACCCCAGTCCTACCGCCGAGCGGCCGAGAACGTCCGTGCGCACCCCGAATCTGTCGAATCGCTGGTCGCCGGCGACGGGGAGGGCGTCGAGGCGATCGAAGGGGTCGGCGAGGCGCTCGCCGCGAAGATCGTCGAGTACGTCGAAACGGGTGAAATCGAGGAGCTGGAGGAGTTCCGGGCGGAGCTGCCCGTCGACATGGCCGCGCTCACGAGCGTCGAGGGCGTGGGGCCGAAGACGGTGGGGACGCTGTACGACGAGCTCGCTATCGAGGATCTCGACGACCTCGAAACCGCCGCTCGCGAGGAGAAGATCCGCGAGATCTCCGGGTTCGGCGCGACCTCGGAAGAGAACATTCTCGCGGGGATCGAGTTCGCGTGGCAAGCGAACGAACGCTCGCTGCTTGGCGATGCGCGCCCGCTGGGCGAGGAGCTGTTGGAGTACGTCGCTGGTGGAGTGGACGAGGCGAACGAAGCGGTCGAGCGGTGCGAGCTCGCGGGCTCGCTCCGACGATGGCGCGAGACAATCGGCGACGTGGATCTCCTCGTCGCGAGCGACGATCCGGAGGCCGTGGTCGAGCGCTTCACCGACTGGGGGCGCGCAGACACCGTGATCGAGGCGGGCACAAGCAAGGCGAGCCTCCGCGCGAACGGCGTCCGGATGGATCTCCGGGTAGTGGTGCCCGAGGAGTTCGGGAGTGCGCTCCAGTATTTCACCGGGAGTCGCGACCACAACATCGGGGTCCGAAACCGGGCGATCGAGCGGGATCTGAAGGTCAACGAGTATGGCGTGTTCGATATCTCGGGTGTGGACGACCCGGACGCCGGCCAGCGAGTCGGCGAGCGGGTTGCGGGCGAGACCGAGGCCGGAATGTACGAGGCGGTTGGTCTGCCGCACATCCCGCCCGAACTCCGAGAGGACAGCGGCGAGATCGACGCGGCCGTTGCGGGCGAGCTGCCCGATTTGGTCGATGCCGACGCCGTTCGTGGCGATCTTCACGTTCACACCGACTGGTCCGACGGCAAGGACGGGATCGAGGAGATGATCGCGGGTGCGGCCGCGTTCGGCCACGAATACCTCGCGATCACCGATCACGCGGCGGGGCCAGGAATCGTCGCCGACACCGGGCTCTCGGACGACGATCTCCGCGAGCAGCGCGACGCGATCGAGGACGCGGCCGCCGCCGTCGACGCCGAGATCGATGTTCTCTGTGGGGTCGAGGCCAACATCGACGCCGATGGCGCGGTGTCGGTCGGTGATGGAGTGCTTGACAAACTCGATCTCGTGGTGGCCTCGCCGCACAGCGGACTCGATGGCGACGGCACAGATCGGATCGTCGCGGCGATCGAACATCCCTCCGTCGACGTGATCGGTCACCCGACCGGACGCTACCTCAACCGGCGGCCGGGCCTCGAACTCGACTTCGAGCGGGTCGCTCGCGCGGCCGCAAAACACGGCGTCGCGCTCGAAGTCAACGCGAATCCCTCTCGGCTCGATCTGTCGGGTGGTGCGGTCCGGACTGCGATCGAGGCCGGGGCGACGATCGCCGTCGACACCGACGCCCACCGGCCGGCGAGCTACGAGCTGCTTCGCTACGGCGTCCACACCGCCCGTCGGGGCTGGGCCGAGGCCGGTGACGTGCTCAACGCCCGTGATTTCGATGGACTGCGCGCGTTTCTCGACAACGAAGCCTGA
- the meaB gene encoding methylmalonyl Co-A mutase-associated GTPase MeaB: MSDLLERLLDGDHRALARTITNIENRAPGYRDLVSGLYEHAGTAEVIGITGSPGAGKSTLVDKMAETYRDRGETVGVIAIDPSSPFTGGAVLGDRIRMASNVGDMDVFFRSMSARGSLGGVSIATADAVKALDAFGKDRIIVETVGAGQNEIDIVKTADTVAVLVQPGSGDDVQMLKAGILEIADVFVVNKADLDGADRTVQELREMLDLRGNAGSGRNDQHTGHGHHAEVTAVESDAAAADADGDGRAGAADGAALKQAEAEPGDDGGSDAVWTPPIVEAVATHGEGVDAFLDAIDDHHAHLDSTGEARAKARERYAEEIRTLLREDTAALIAEEIDARGGIDDLVDGVVAGDTDPYGIADDVLDPVAACLRERREDG; the protein is encoded by the coding sequence ATGAGCGACCTGCTCGAACGGCTGCTCGACGGCGACCACCGCGCGCTGGCGCGTACGATCACCAACATCGAGAACCGCGCGCCCGGCTACCGTGACCTCGTCTCTGGCCTGTACGAGCACGCCGGCACCGCCGAGGTGATCGGCATTACTGGCAGTCCCGGCGCGGGGAAGTCCACATTAGTGGATAAGATGGCCGAGACGTACCGCGACCGTGGCGAGACCGTGGGCGTGATCGCCATCGACCCCTCCTCGCCGTTCACCGGCGGCGCGGTGCTCGGCGATCGGATTCGGATGGCCTCGAACGTCGGCGACATGGACGTGTTCTTCCGGTCGATGAGCGCGCGCGGCAGCCTCGGCGGAGTCTCGATCGCGACCGCGGATGCGGTGAAGGCGCTCGACGCGTTCGGCAAGGACCGGATCATCGTCGAAACCGTGGGGGCTGGCCAGAACGAGATCGACATCGTGAAAACCGCCGACACGGTCGCGGTGTTGGTCCAGCCCGGCAGCGGCGACGACGTCCAGATGCTCAAGGCTGGGATTCTGGAGATCGCGGACGTGTTCGTGGTGAACAAGGCCGATCTCGATGGCGCGGACAGAACAGTCCAGGAGCTCCGCGAGATGCTCGACCTGCGCGGGAACGCCGGCTCGGGCAGGAACGACCAGCACACGGGTCACGGCCACCACGCCGAAGTGACAGCAGTCGAAAGCGACGCTGCTGCGGCCGACGCCGACGGTGACGGACGCGCCGGAGCGGCCGATGGAGCCGCGCTCAAGCAGGCCGAGGCCGAACCAGGTGACGACGGCGGATCGGACGCGGTGTGGACACCGCCGATCGTCGAGGCGGTCGCCACCCACGGCGAGGGCGTCGACGCGTTCCTCGACGCGATCGACGACCACCACGCCCACCTCGATTCGACCGGCGAAGCGAGGGCGAAGGCCCGCGAGCGCTACGCCGAGGAGATTCGGACCCTCCTGCGCGAGGACACCGCCGCCCTGATCGCCGAGGAGATCGACGCTCGCGGCGGAATCGACGATCTCGTGGATGGCGTCGTCGCCGGCGACACCGATCCGTACGGGATCGCCGACGACGTCCTCGATCCCGTCGCGGCGTGTCTCCGCGAGCGCCGCGAGGACGGATGA
- a CDS encoding cobalamin B12-binding domain-containing protein, translating into MSAGQTQQPIRCLVAKVGLDGHDRGAHVIARAFRDAGFEVVYSGLHRSPDEVVQAAVQEDVDVLGISILSGAHNTLVPKILDGLDEYDALDDTLVLLGGIVPDKDQDELEEQGVSAIFGPGASMEDTIEFVRENAPER; encoded by the coding sequence ATGAGTGCGGGGCAGACACAGCAACCGATCCGATGTCTCGTCGCCAAGGTGGGCCTCGACGGCCACGACCGCGGCGCACACGTCATCGCGCGGGCGTTCCGCGACGCGGGCTTCGAGGTGGTGTACTCGGGGCTGCATCGCTCGCCCGACGAGGTCGTCCAGGCCGCAGTCCAAGAGGACGTCGACGTGCTCGGCATCTCGATCCTCTCGGGCGCGCACAACACGCTCGTCCCCAAAATCTTGGACGGTCTCGACGAGTACGACGCTCTCGACGATACCTTGGTACTACTTGGCGGAATCGTCCCCGACAAGGACCAAGACGAACTCGAAGAACAGGGCGTCTCGGCGATCTTCGGTCCCGGCGCGTCGATGGAGGACACCATCGAGTTCGTCCGCGAGAACGCCCCCGAGCGATGA
- a CDS encoding DUF420 domain-containing protein gives MATASAEGPVKRHPLAVTAVLSVIGYVLVLGSFAGIVDVFPPIGEETVLLFSDAIAVINSLALTALLVGYVLIRCDDVWRHRAAMLTAFGLILAFLVLYLWKIGGGFEKSIVIREGQFLGAYAGIIEPIYLAMLAIHILLSAIAVPVVIYPVVLGLTHTPAELAETAHARVGRIAVASWSLSLFLGVVTYFLLNHVYSWVPR, from the coding sequence ATGGCCACTGCGAGCGCCGAGGGGCCGGTGAAGCGACATCCACTCGCCGTCACCGCCGTCCTCTCGGTCATCGGCTACGTGCTCGTTCTCGGGAGTTTCGCCGGCATCGTCGACGTCTTCCCGCCGATCGGGGAGGAAACTGTACTGTTGTTCTCGGATGCGATCGCGGTCATCAACAGCCTCGCGCTGACCGCGCTGCTCGTCGGCTACGTCCTCATCCGCTGCGACGACGTGTGGCGACACCGCGCGGCGATGCTCACCGCATTCGGGCTGATCCTCGCCTTCCTCGTGCTCTACCTCTGGAAGATCGGCGGAGGGTTCGAGAAATCGATCGTGATCCGTGAAGGGCAGTTCCTGGGTGCCTACGCCGGCATCATCGAGCCGATCTACCTCGCTATGCTCGCGATCCACATCCTGCTGTCGGCGATCGCGGTGCCGGTCGTGATCTATCCCGTCGTGCTCGGACTGACCCACACGCCCGCCGAACTCGCCGAGACCGCCCACGCGCGGGTCGGCCGGATCGCGGTCGCGTCGTGGTCGCTGAGCCTCTTTTTGGGCGTCGTGACCTACTTCCTCCTGAATCACGTCTACTCGTGGGTTCCCAGGTAG
- a CDS encoding ABC transporter permease, translated as MAAWRSFLRRRTAVFFTFFFPVLLILIFGVLVQTQPTGGGLFTEPAGYYVPGYLAVVVLFTPLSRIGSTVARHRDGNRFEKLATTPLSRTEWLLARTLVNVVIIGIASLLILGLVVLVTGAEVALSVVLVPFVGVAVALFCGVGALLGSLADSTDGTIAASNTIALPLLFLSETFVPPDLLPAWFQPIVNLSPLTYFARGVRAVTNGASAAAWGGDLAVLCALAAGFVALGAYALPRTD; from the coding sequence ATGGCGGCGTGGCGATCGTTCCTCCGGCGACGGACCGCGGTCTTTTTCACGTTCTTCTTCCCCGTCCTCCTGATTCTCATCTTCGGCGTGCTCGTCCAGACCCAGCCCACGGGCGGCGGACTGTTCACCGAGCCAGCGGGCTACTACGTGCCTGGCTACCTCGCGGTCGTGGTGCTGTTCACGCCGCTCTCGCGGATCGGCAGCACGGTCGCGCGCCACCGCGACGGCAACCGTTTCGAGAAGCTCGCGACCACGCCGCTTTCGCGTACGGAGTGGCTGCTCGCCCGAACGCTCGTCAACGTCGTCATCATCGGGATCGCGAGCCTGCTCATCCTCGGGCTCGTTGTGCTCGTTACCGGAGCCGAGGTGGCGCTCTCCGTAGTCTTAGTCCCGTTCGTCGGGGTTGCAGTCGCGCTGTTCTGTGGGGTTGGCGCGCTGCTCGGCAGCCTCGCCGATTCGACCGATGGAACGATCGCCGCGAGCAACACGATCGCGCTCCCCCTTCTGTTCCTCTCGGAGACGTTCGTCCCGCCCGATCTGCTCCCAGCGTGGTTTCAGCCCATCGTGAATCTCTCGCCGCTGACTTACTTCGCGCGCGGCGTGCGCGCGGTGACGAATGGAGCTAGCGCAGCGGCGTGGGGCGGGGATCTCGCCGTCCTCTGCGCCCTCGCGGCCGGCTTCGTCGCGCTCGGTGCGTATGCGCTCCCGCGAACGGACTGA
- a CDS encoding ABC transporter ATP-binding protein: protein MERALVAEDIHRKYGDRVALDGVSLSVDAGEVFALVGPNGAGKTTLVRALTGTTAVDGEVSVFGESPATVAKSRLGVLPQEFTPPERLSARELIAYYAGLYDAPRDVEGVLADVGLADTADTHYENLSGGQRRRTCVGATLVNDPDLLVLDEPTTGIDPAGRRDLRRLLADLADGGTTVLLTTHDMTEAERLADRVGLLADGRLAAVDSPAALVAEHGGENRIVVDLVADPIEDGTTIDDSDGTAPSPATAVDALGETGHRVELRDTELVVHGVDAADIGRVVDDLERTGIVYDGLEWRQPDLEDVYLAVTGQALVSGEEPVAEPTDDDGNDSDDTAAETPAKPNASDGETGVAQ from the coding sequence ATGGAACGGGCACTCGTCGCCGAGGACATCCATCGAAAATACGGCGATCGGGTCGCGCTCGATGGGGTCTCGCTGTCGGTCGACGCCGGCGAGGTGTTCGCGCTCGTCGGACCGAACGGCGCGGGCAAGACCACGCTGGTCCGCGCGCTGACCGGCACGACCGCTGTCGACGGCGAGGTGTCGGTGTTCGGCGAGTCGCCCGCGACCGTCGCGAAGTCGCGACTCGGCGTCCTGCCTCAGGAGTTTACCCCGCCGGAGCGTCTGAGTGCGCGCGAGCTGATCGCCTACTACGCCGGGCTCTACGACGCTCCCCGCGACGTCGAGGGCGTGCTCGCGGACGTCGGGCTCGCCGACACCGCCGACACCCACTACGAAAACCTCTCGGGCGGCCAGCGCCGGCGGACCTGCGTCGGTGCGACGCTCGTGAACGATCCCGACCTCCTCGTGCTCGACGAGCCCACGACGGGGATCGATCCCGCCGGCCGCCGTGATCTCCGGCGACTCCTCGCCGATCTCGCCGACGGCGGCACCACCGTGCTTCTCACCACCCACGACATGACCGAGGCCGAGCGCCTCGCCGATCGGGTGGGGCTGCTCGCCGACGGCCGCCTCGCCGCGGTGGACTCGCCCGCAGCCCTCGTCGCCGAACACGGTGGCGAGAACCGGATCGTGGTCGATCTCGTCGCCGACCCGATCGAGGACGGAACAACGATCGACGACAGTGATGGTACGGCCCCGTCGCCAGCGACTGCGGTGGACGCGCTCGGCGAGACTGGCCACCGGGTCGAACTGCGCGACACCGAACTCGTTGTTCACGGGGTTGACGCGGCGGACATCGGCAGAGTGGTCGACGATCTCGAACGCACCGGGATCGTCTACGACGGTCTCGAATGGCGACAGCCCGATCTCGAAGACGTCTATCTCGCGGTGACCGGACAGGCGCTCGTCAGCGGCGAGGAGCCGGTCGCAGAGCCGACGGACGACGACGGCAACGACAGCGACGACACCGCAGCGGAGACGCCAGCGAAGCCGAACGCGAGCGACGGCGAAACGGGGGTTGCACAGTGA
- a CDS encoding SelT/SelW/SelH family protein, giving the protein MATVEIEYCVPCGFLERAEAIQHALLAGLGEELDRVALVTGDHGVLTVAVDDETVFDKEEDEYDVDGIVREVRSRL; this is encoded by the coding sequence ATGGCAACCGTCGAGATCGAATACTGCGTCCCGTGTGGCTTCCTCGAACGAGCCGAAGCAATCCAGCACGCGCTGCTCGCCGGTCTCGGCGAGGAACTCGACCGGGTAGCGCTCGTGACTGGCGATCACGGCGTACTCACGGTCGCGGTCGACGACGAGACCGTTTTCGACAAAGAGGAGGACGAGTACGACGTCGACGGGATCGTGCGGGAAGTCCGCAGTCGGCTGTGA
- a CDS encoding DUF7546 family protein — protein sequence MSYDRIAVRDRLARVSPTPEALLWGAILVTAELLALLLYLVQPNVTPTAIRYYVYPFIWINVGLWALVRTDAPAASRRRRYAAGALAVGYFAVLAYAGGLVGSGLGEMATGLRIAPLPPGQGPALIYGGEAIRLXLFPYRIVGYVALAVLVYATVLDVAGSAIGGVLGLFSCVSCTWPVIASFVGGVAGGSSAVANAALSGSYGLSTVIFVVTVGLLYWRPLGDE from the coding sequence ATGAGCTACGACCGCATCGCCGTCCGCGATCGCCTCGCTCGCGTCAGTCCGACACCCGAAGCCCTGCTGTGGGGCGCGATTCTCGTCACCGCCGAACTCCTGGCGCTGTTGCTCTACCTCGTCCAGCCGAACGTCACACCGACCGCGATCCGGTACTACGTCTACCCGTTCATCTGGATCAACGTCGGTCTCTGGGCGCTCGTTCGGACCGACGCGCCGGCAGCGAGTCGGCGGCGACGCTACGCCGCGGGCGCGCTCGCAGTGGGCTATTTCGCGGTGCTCGCGTACGCCGGCGGGCTCGTGGGCTCCGGTCTCGGCGAGATGGCGACCGGGCTTCGGATCGCCCCCCTGCCACCGGGACAGGGGCCCGCGCTGATCTACGGTGGTGAGGCGATCCGGCTGGNGCTCTTTCCCTACAGGATCGTCGGCTACGTCGCGCTCGCCGTCCTCGTCTACGCTACCGTACTCGACGTGGCGGGCTCGGCGATCGGGGGCGTTCTCGGGCTGTTCTCGTGTGTGAGCTGTACGTGGCCCGTGATCGCCTCGTTCGTCGGCGGCGTCGCCGGGGGCTCCTCGGCGGTCGCGAACGCTGCGCTCTCCGGATCGTACGGACTCTCGACCGTGATCTTCGTCGTGACGGTCGGACTGCTGTACTGGCGGCCGTTGGGCGATGAGTAG
- a CDS encoding heme o synthase, whose translation MATDTDSVPTRVTTLLAAAAVGVYLLIVIGATTTLSHAAAACTTWPACGVDLSNPRLAIAWGHRIAAALVGLLVLGAIVAAWRAPTPRRAKTALAVPFVLYPVQIGIGALAATTSAEWISTAHLLCGVGIFTGLVVALAWTLEIDAPGTDTPAAAADTDARAADAAPSAATATEQVTAGTVSADDSDEPAVVENDVEPLSNRSPSPADEGLIERARTVGTAYFRLMKPRLMWLLCLVAAAGMALAAGPNLDAGTVVRVLGGGVLAIGASGTFNHVLERDIDRRMQRTADRPLATDEVGVRNAMIFGCVLAVASLGLFATVNLLSAALGLCAILFYSVIYTLVLKPNTVQNTVLGGAAGALPAIIGWVGVTGKIGIPGLALAGVIFLWTPAHFYNLALAYKDDYERGGFPMMPLVRGDRVTRRHILWYLGATLLGASVLAAVAELGWLYGAATVAFGGLFLWAVVRLHRERTEDAAFRAFHASNAYLGAVLVAVVIDAVVL comes from the coding sequence GTGGCCACCGATACAGACTCCGTCCCGACGCGGGTGACGACGCTGCTCGCCGCCGCCGCCGTCGGCGTCTACCTCCTGATCGTGATCGGGGCGACCACGACGCTCTCGCACGCCGCCGCCGCGTGTACGACGTGGCCAGCCTGCGGCGTCGACCTCTCGAACCCACGCCTCGCCATCGCGTGGGGCCATCGCATCGCCGCGGCCCTCGTTGGCCTGCTCGTCCTCGGCGCGATCGTCGCCGCCTGGCGCGCGCCGACCCCGCGACGCGCGAAGACCGCTCTCGCCGTGCCGTTCGTGCTCTACCCGGTCCAGATCGGGATCGGTGCGCTCGCCGCGACCACCAGCGCGGAGTGGATTTCGACCGCCCACCTGCTCTGTGGCGTCGGGATCTTCACCGGCCTCGTCGTCGCGCTCGCGTGGACGCTCGAAATCGATGCTCCCGGCACCGACACACCGGCCGCAGCAGCCGATACCGACGCACGAGCCGCGGACGCCGCTCCGTCGGCCGCGACAGCCACCGAACAGGTGACAGCCGGAACGGTCTCCGCTGACGACTCGGACGAGCCAGCGGTCGTCGAGAACGACGTCGAACCACTGTCGAACCGATCGCCGTCGCCGGCTGACGAGGGGCTGATCGAACGCGCACGGACCGTCGGCACGGCGTACTTCCGGCTGATGAAACCCCGACTGATGTGGTTGCTGTGTCTCGTCGCGGCCGCCGGGATGGCGCTCGCGGCCGGACCAAACCTCGACGCTGGCACCGTCGTGCGGGTGCTCGGTGGTGGGGTGCTCGCGATCGGTGCGAGCGGCACGTTCAACCACGTCCTCGAACGCGACATCGACCGGCGGATGCAGCGGACCGCCGACCGGCCGCTCGCGACCGACGAAGTCGGTGTCCGCAACGCGATGATCTTCGGCTGCGTGCTCGCGGTCGCGTCGCTCGGTCTGTTCGCCACCGTGAACCTGCTCTCGGCGGCGCTCGGACTGTGTGCCATCCTGTTTTACAGCGTGATCTACACGCTCGTACTCAAACCCAACACTGTGCAGAACACGGTGCTCGGGGGTGCTGCGGGCGCGCTGCCGGCGATCATCGGCTGGGTCGGCGTCACGGGAAAGATCGGAATCCCGGGCCTCGCGCTCGCGGGCGTGATCTTCCTCTGGACGCCGGCGCATTTCTACAACCTCGCCCTGGCGTACAAGGACGACTACGAGCGCGGCGGGTTCCCGATGATGCCGCTTGTGCGTGGCGATCGGGTCACCCGCCGGCACATCCTGTGGTATCTCGGGGCCACCCTGCTCGGCGCGAGCGTGCTCGCTGCGGTCGCCGAACTCGGGTGGCTCTACGGCGCGGCCACGGTCGCCTTCGGCGGCCTCTTCCTCTGGGCGGTGGTCCGGCTCCACCGCGAGCGGACCGAGGACGCCGCGTTCCGGGCGTTCCACGCGTCGAACGCCTACCTCGGTGCGGTGCTCGTCGCGGTCGTGATCGACGCTGTCGTGCTGTGA
- the coxB gene encoding cytochrome c oxidase subunit II: MKRTRIGLFAPLVVALLLAAVEPAMAQSVTERMISNLNTSLLYVAIPITILVEVILIYTVIRFRNNDDPQPTRENRRLEITWTITTAIILLFVGLASFAVLANPYVSLVPDASGGQAQAQAQQQVGADVLINQSGATAPPPDSDAVEVEIISYQWGWTFHYPEAGVNASTLAVPNGTDTYFHITSTDVIHAVHVPELGLKQDAVPGEYNTIKTKPTEPGSYQLYCAEFCGSGHSGMLANMTVMPQDDYQQWLGQQEASGGNASSGGNASAGGNASNSSAMSAIPAKPA; encoded by the coding sequence ATGAAGCGAACGCGTATCGGCCTCTTCGCACCGCTCGTCGTCGCGCTACTTCTCGCCGCTGTCGAGCCGGCGATGGCGCAGTCGGTCACCGAGCGGATGATCTCGAACCTGAACACCTCGCTGCTGTACGTGGCGATCCCGATCACGATCCTCGTCGAGGTCATCCTGATCTACACGGTCATCCGATTCCGGAACAACGACGATCCCCAGCCAACCAGGGAGAACCGTCGTCTCGAGATCACGTGGACGATCACGACCGCGATCATCCTGCTGTTCGTCGGACTCGCATCGTTCGCCGTCCTCGCGAACCCCTACGTCTCGCTGGTGCCCGACGCGAGCGGCGGCCAGGCCCAGGCCCAGGCCCAACAGCAGGTCGGGGCGGACGTGTTGATCAACCAGTCAGGCGCGACCGCACCCCCACCGGACAGTGACGCGGTCGAAGTCGAGATCATCTCCTACCAGTGGGGCTGGACCTTCCACTACCCCGAGGCAGGCGTCAACGCCTCCACACTCGCCGTTCCGAACGGGACCGACACCTACTTCCACATCACCTCGACCGACGTGATCCACGCGGTCCACGTCCCCGAACTCGGGCTGAAACAGGACGCGGTCCCCGGCGAGTACAACACCATCAAGACCAAACCCACCGAACCCGGCTCCTACCAGCTCTACTGCGCCGAGTTCTGTGGCTCGGGCCACTCCGGGATGCTCGCGAACATGACCGTGATGCCCCAGGACGACTACCAACAGTGGCTCGGCCAGCAGGAGGCGTCCGGCGGTAACGCCTCGTCGGGCGGCAACGCTTCGGCAGGCGGCAACGCCTCCAACAGCTCGGCGATGAGTGCGATCCCGGCGAAGCCGGCGTAA